In a single window of the Blastopirellula retiformator genome:
- the ilvB gene encoding biosynthetic-type acetolactate synthase large subunit: protein MLGADIMIESLVRHSVDVIFAYPGGCSMPLHQSLTRYKDKIRTILPRHEQGGGFAAQGVARTTGQVGVCMATSGPGATNLVTAIADAKLDSIPMIAITAQVPRAVIGSDAFQETPIVEVCRGITKHHYLVTDIADLTRIMKEAFHIASTGRPGPVLIDIPKDVQLEQIVPDWDCAMNLPGYILEERVAKPEQIKQIAAAIKRAKRPMIYAGGGIITSGASDELRELVSKTGIPITTTVMGLGTYPGDDELSMDMLGMHGTVYANYAVQHCDLLISLGVRFDDRVTGKLAEFAKGAKIIHIDIDPSEINKNKLAHLPVVSDLKPALRMLCDVVEKPEDISDWVEQCQKWKQDDPLKYDESFDGILQQHAISELNKLCKERDTIISVGVGQHQMWAAQFYKFTKPRTWLCSSGLGTMGFGLPAAMGAQAAFPDALCIDIEGDGSFTMNIQELATCFCEKLPVKVMLLNNQHLGMVVQWEDRFMAGNRAHTYLGPVDHPEATGDGAERYAAERYPDFVMIAKGFGCGAATVSKKADLRAALEEMIDYDGPYVLDVQVPYQEQVLPMIPSGMTVNDIIKE, encoded by the coding sequence ATGCTTGGCGCCGACATCATGATCGAATCGTTGGTACGGCACAGCGTAGACGTAATTTTCGCCTATCCGGGCGGCTGTAGCATGCCGCTGCACCAATCGCTGACGCGCTACAAGGACAAGATCCGCACGATCTTGCCGCGACACGAACAAGGTGGCGGTTTCGCCGCGCAAGGCGTCGCCCGCACGACTGGCCAGGTTGGCGTCTGCATGGCGACCAGCGGTCCGGGCGCCACGAACCTGGTGACGGCGATCGCCGACGCTAAGCTCGATAGCATTCCGATGATTGCAATCACCGCCCAGGTGCCGCGAGCCGTCATCGGCTCCGACGCGTTCCAGGAAACGCCGATCGTCGAAGTTTGTCGCGGCATCACCAAGCATCACTACCTGGTGACCGACATCGCCGACCTGACCCGGATCATGAAGGAAGCGTTCCATATCGCTTCGACCGGTCGTCCGGGTCCGGTGTTGATCGACATTCCGAAAGACGTCCAGCTGGAGCAGATCGTCCCCGATTGGGACTGCGCGATGAATCTGCCGGGCTACATCCTGGAAGAGCGCGTCGCTAAGCCGGAACAGATCAAGCAGATCGCCGCGGCGATCAAGCGGGCCAAGCGTCCGATGATCTACGCCGGCGGCGGGATCATCACCTCGGGCGCCTCGGATGAGCTGCGCGAGTTGGTCTCCAAGACCGGCATTCCGATCACCACCACGGTGATGGGCCTGGGCACGTATCCGGGTGACGACGAGCTGAGCATGGACATGCTCGGGATGCACGGCACGGTTTACGCCAACTACGCGGTGCAGCACTGCGACCTGCTGATCTCGCTCGGCGTTCGCTTTGACGATCGCGTGACCGGCAAACTGGCCGAGTTCGCCAAGGGCGCCAAGATCATCCACATCGATATCGATCCGTCGGAGATCAACAAGAACAAGCTGGCTCACTTGCCGGTCGTCAGCGACCTGAAGCCTGCCTTGCGGATGTTGTGCGACGTCGTCGAGAAGCCGGAAGACATTTCGGATTGGGTCGAGCAATGTCAGAAGTGGAAGCAGGACGATCCGCTGAAGTACGACGAGTCGTTTGACGGCATTCTGCAGCAGCACGCGATCTCGGAGCTGAACAAGCTCTGCAAAGAGCGGGACACGATCATCTCGGTCGGCGTCGGTCAGCACCAGATGTGGGCGGCCCAGTTCTACAAGTTCACCAAGCCGCGAACCTGGCTCTGCAGCAGCGGACTAGGAACGATGGGCTTTGGCCTGCCGGCGGCGATGGGTGCCCAAGCGGCTTTCCCTGACGCCCTGTGTATCGACATCGAAGGGGACGGCAGCTTCACGATGAACATCCAAGAGCTGGCGACCTGCTTCTGCGAAAAGCTGCCGGTCAAGGTGATGCTGCTTAACAATCAGCACCTGGGCATGGTGGTGCAGTGGGAAGATCGGTTCATGGCTGGCAATCGCGCTCACACCTACCTGGGCCCGGTGGATCATCCGGAAGCGACCGGTGACGGGGCGGAACGATATGCCGCCGAGCGTTACCCCGACTTTGTGATGATCGCCAAGGGCTTCGGTTGCGGCGCGGCTACGGTTAGCAAGAAAGCGGACCTGCGTGCCGCCCTGGAAGAGATGATCGACTACGACGGTCCGTACGTGCTAGACGTCCAGGTCCCGTACCAGGAACAGGTGCTGCCGATGATTCCGTCGGGCATGACGGTCAACGATATCATCAAAGAGTAA
- a CDS encoding IS3 family transposase, translating to MANAVRRHEERRGEAAEIARRREQPAETDHRRSSARHLDAEGDRQGKLTTPQSRREAVKQLQENYSVSERRACRVLDLPRSSQRFEGKPRDEDARLTKRILELVRERPRWGYRQICQLLRREGETLNMKKMHRLWKAAGLKVPQKRRKKRATGVSTNACHVQPASFMHDVWTWDFIQSSTIDGRTIRFLNIVDEYTRQCLTIKVGRSITSEDAIDTLAELFSMHGVPKRIRCDNGPEFISCAIKTWLVLIGVEVLYIEPGSPWQNGFCESFNSRLRDEYLHQTDLRNEEDARIKARAWREDFNERRPHSSLGYLTPSEFARRCAASTPVAALLPLQRHSDPTQSLPVSQTDLS from the coding sequence TTGGCGAACGCAGTACGGCGGCATGAAGAGCGAAGAGGCGAAGCGGCTGAAATCGCTCGAAGAAGAGAACAACCGGCTGAAACGGATCATCGCCGATCAAGCGCTCGACATCTCGATGCTGAAGGAGATCGCCAAGGGAAACTGACCACCCCTCAGTCGCGCCGCGAGGCGGTCAAGCAGCTTCAGGAGAACTATTCGGTCTCCGAGCGGCGGGCCTGTCGCGTGCTCGATCTGCCTCGATCGAGCCAGCGATTTGAGGGGAAGCCGAGGGACGAAGACGCCCGCCTGACCAAGCGAATTTTGGAGCTGGTGCGCGAGCGTCCGCGTTGGGGCTATCGCCAGATCTGTCAGCTGTTGCGACGCGAGGGGGAAACCTTGAACATGAAAAAGATGCACCGACTCTGGAAAGCGGCCGGGCTGAAAGTTCCGCAAAAACGCCGGAAAAAGCGGGCGACCGGCGTTTCAACGAACGCTTGCCACGTGCAGCCGGCCAGCTTCATGCATGACGTTTGGACGTGGGATTTCATTCAGTCGTCGACGATCGACGGGCGAACGATCCGCTTTTTGAACATCGTCGACGAGTACACGCGGCAGTGCCTGACGATCAAAGTGGGCCGCAGCATCACAAGCGAAGATGCGATCGATACGCTGGCCGAACTCTTCTCGATGCATGGCGTGCCGAAGCGAATTCGCTGCGACAACGGCCCAGAGTTCATCTCGTGCGCGATCAAGACGTGGCTGGTGCTGATCGGCGTCGAGGTGCTGTACATCGAGCCAGGCTCGCCGTGGCAAAACGGCTTTTGCGAAAGCTTCAATAGTCGCCTACGTGATGAGTACCTGCACCAGACCGACCTGCGGAACGAGGAGGACGCGAGGATCAAAGCTCGGGCCTGGCGAGAAGACTTCAACGAGCGACGCCCGCACAGCAGCTTGGGCTACCTGACCCCGTCCGAGTTCGCGCGTCGCTGTGCCGCTTCCACTCCAGTCGCTGCGCTCCTTCCGCTGCAGCGGCACAGCGACCCCACCCAATCGTTACCTGTTTCCCAAACCGATCTTTCATAA
- a CDS encoding carboxypeptidase-like regulatory domain-containing protein, with protein MKFYLPLLLTAAFTISVGCNSQATLGTIHGTVTSDGAPLTEATISFRNIDTGESISDELDDQGLFDITAAGGIKPGKYKVAIIPPEVEVSRGPNSSPVLQPKEMPNLPKQYRSMNTTPLIKEVVAGENDFSIELKQ; from the coding sequence ATGAAATTCTATTTGCCCCTGCTGCTGACCGCCGCCTTCACGATTTCGGTCGGCTGCAATTCGCAAGCCACGCTCGGGACAATTCACGGTACGGTGACCAGCGATGGCGCACCCCTGACCGAGGCGACCATCTCGTTTCGCAACATCGATACCGGAGAAAGCATCAGCGACGAGCTGGACGATCAGGGCCTGTTCGATATTACCGCCGCTGGTGGGATCAAGCCTGGTAAGTACAAGGTGGCGATCATTCCGCCGGAAGTGGAAGTCTCGCGGGGGCCCAACAGCTCGCCGGTGCTGCAGCCCAAAGAGATGCCCAATCTGCCGAAGCAGTACCGCAGCATGAACACGACGCCGCTCATCAAAGAGGTGGTGGCCGGAGAGAACGATTTCAGCATCGAGCTTAAGCAGTAG
- a CDS encoding sugar phosphate isomerase/epimerase family protein: protein MFRFGVQLRSLRLPVRKALQVASELGFRGVEIDLRSEIIPRELSQTGVRQLRKLLDDLNLKVVATAYPTRRPYNDSDDLERRIAATKEAIDCAYKLGAPLLTNHIGRVPEEETDERFTLLRDVMAELGRYGHQNGVFMTAKTGPQSAEDLNRLLNVLPDGLLGVEFDPGALIVNGFSARESLEALLPHVRHVCARDGVRDLAIGRGIEVELGRGSADFPLLLSLLDDASYNGSLTVVRENPQYPLAEVEQSLEYLRQLVPHAG, encoded by the coding sequence ATGTTTCGTTTCGGCGTTCAACTCCGCTCCCTCCGTCTGCCGGTTCGTAAAGCGCTGCAGGTCGCTTCGGAATTGGGATTTCGCGGCGTCGAAATCGACCTCCGCAGCGAAATCATCCCGCGGGAACTGTCGCAGACCGGGGTGCGCCAACTGCGGAAGCTGCTCGACGACTTGAATCTGAAAGTCGTGGCGACCGCCTACCCGACGCGCCGCCCCTACAACGACTCGGATGATCTCGAGCGACGGATCGCCGCCACCAAAGAGGCGATCGACTGCGCCTACAAACTTGGCGCCCCGCTGCTGACCAATCACATCGGACGGGTCCCTGAGGAAGAGACCGACGAACGATTTACGCTGTTGCGAGACGTGATGGCGGAACTCGGTCGCTACGGCCATCAGAACGGCGTCTTCATGACCGCCAAGACCGGGCCGCAATCGGCCGAAGATTTGAACCGTTTGCTGAATGTTTTGCCCGATGGACTGTTGGGCGTCGAGTTCGATCCAGGGGCGTTGATCGTCAACGGCTTTTCGGCTCGCGAGTCGCTGGAAGCGCTGCTGCCGCATGTCCGCCACGTGTGTGCTCGCGATGGCGTCCGTGATTTGGCGATCGGCCGCGGCATTGAAGTCGAGCTGGGACGAGGCTCGGCCGACTTTCCCTTGCTGTTGTCCCTATTGGATGACGCCAGCTACAACGGCTCGCTAACGGTCGTGCGCGAGAACCCCCAATATCCCTTGGCCGAGGTAGAGCAGTCGCTGGAGTATCTGCGACAGTTGGTTCCGCATGCTGGTTAG
- a CDS encoding DUF1559 domain-containing protein → MQNKNRGFTLVELLVVIAIIGVLIALLLPAVQQAREAARRMSCSNNMKQVGLALHNYHDTFLVLPPQVAKGGHSADWWIHILPFCEQGNVYAQLRVDAGGFWMGSTSPQAVNNKDVLDEFAPVYMVCPSSPMPTFLTKANSSGDTDQIEPSYVALAGSNNHSTTDTSVNGGNSPISAGGMILRGQSLNFSACTDGTSNTIVVAEQSNWVKNSSGQNQDIRASHNDGGWQGTNPVTKVNGPGSVTGDANRCWNETTVIGGLGVRVYDATTMGPNKCNTPLVSAHPGGIMSLGMDGHVNFIAETIDVTTWKNAVDRNDGNVVTLP, encoded by the coding sequence ATGCAAAACAAAAATCGTGGTTTTACCTTGGTCGAATTGCTCGTGGTGATCGCCATTATTGGCGTCTTGATCGCCCTGTTGTTGCCGGCGGTGCAGCAAGCCCGCGAAGCGGCTCGCCGCATGAGCTGCAGCAACAACATGAAGCAAGTCGGATTGGCGCTGCACAATTACCATGACACGTTCCTGGTACTGCCCCCGCAAGTCGCCAAGGGAGGCCACAGCGCCGACTGGTGGATTCACATCCTGCCCTTCTGCGAACAGGGGAACGTCTACGCTCAGCTTCGCGTTGACGCCGGCGGATTTTGGATGGGCAGCACCAGCCCCCAGGCGGTTAACAACAAAGACGTGCTCGACGAGTTTGCACCTGTCTACATGGTTTGCCCCTCGTCGCCGATGCCGACCTTTCTGACCAAGGCGAACTCCAGCGGCGACACCGATCAGATCGAACCGTCGTACGTTGCGCTTGCCGGATCGAACAACCACTCGACGACCGATACGTCGGTCAACGGCGGCAACTCGCCGATCTCCGCCGGCGGGATGATCCTGCGTGGACAGTCCCTTAATTTCTCGGCTTGCACCGACGGTACGTCAAACACGATCGTCGTCGCCGAGCAAAGCAACTGGGTCAAGAACTCGTCGGGGCAAAACCAAGACATTCGCGCGTCGCACAATGACGGCGGCTGGCAAGGAACGAATCCGGTGACGAAGGTCAACGGACCTGGCAGCGTCACCGGCGACGCCAATCGTTGCTGGAACGAAACGACCGTCATCGGCGGTCTGGGCGTGCGGGTCTATGACGCGACCACGATGGGGCCGAACAAGTGCAACACGCCGCTCGTCTCGGCGCATCCTGGCGGCATTATGTCGCTTGGAATGGATGGCCATGTCAACTTCATCGCGGAGACGATTGACGTGACGACCTGGAAGAACGCCGTGGATCGCAACGACGGCAACGTCGTTACGCTCCCGTAA
- a CDS encoding DUF1559 domain-containing protein, whose translation MRIRRAGFTLVELLVVIAIIGVLIALLLPAVQQAREAARRMTCTNQQKQIGLAMHNYHDTFGSFPPAAVWLGGTGNAPESGRDGNWGATWALMILPFLEQNNLHAQYNFGNVARDTTNNLVTRQKPDAYLCPSHPTVTARLTQDYDGFAKTNYAVSLGAGRLLNRSDFTNGARKGAFNVVGQYGAQFRDMTDGTSNSIMLSEIMNNTATSDDRGAWGWNSGATFCGRNSTGSEVVMTPNTKTRMDASHYSSNQTNLTVYGQNSNPDAATAAGVAARSFHPGGVIMCLGDASCRFVGETIDATVYANAMAISDGNATTLP comes from the coding sequence ATGCGTATTCGACGCGCTGGGTTCACACTCGTTGAACTGCTTGTCGTCATTGCGATCATCGGCGTTTTGATCGCGTTGTTGTTGCCCGCGGTCCAGCAAGCTCGCGAAGCGGCCCGCCGCATGACCTGCACCAATCAACAAAAGCAGATTGGTCTGGCGATGCACAACTATCACGACACCTTCGGTTCGTTCCCGCCGGCCGCGGTCTGGTTGGGCGGCACTGGAAACGCACCCGAAAGCGGACGCGATGGAAACTGGGGAGCGACTTGGGCCTTGATGATTTTGCCATTCCTGGAGCAAAACAACCTGCACGCCCAATACAACTTCGGCAACGTTGCCCGCGATACGACCAACAACCTGGTGACGCGACAAAAGCCAGACGCCTACCTCTGCCCGAGTCACCCGACGGTAACTGCGCGACTGACCCAAGACTACGACGGTTTCGCCAAGACCAACTACGCGGTCAGCCTGGGCGCCGGTCGATTGTTGAATCGCAGCGACTTCACCAATGGCGCTCGCAAAGGAGCGTTTAACGTGGTCGGACAATACGGAGCGCAGTTCCGTGACATGACCGACGGAACATCGAACTCGATCATGCTGAGCGAAATCATGAACAACACCGCGACTTCGGATGACCGTGGCGCGTGGGGTTGGAATAGCGGAGCGACCTTCTGTGGCCGCAATTCGACGGGCTCCGAAGTGGTGATGACGCCGAATACGAAAACGCGGATGGACGCGAGCCACTACTCGTCGAACCAGACCAATCTGACGGTCTACGGCCAGAACTCGAATCCTGATGCGGCGACCGCTGCCGGCGTCGCCGCACGAAGTTTTCACCCCGGCGGCGTGATTATGTGCCTGGGCGACGCGAGCTGCCGCTTTGTCGGCGAAACGATCGACGCGACCGTTTATGCCAATGCGATGGCCATCTCCGACGGCAATGCGACCACGCTGCCGTAA
- a CDS encoding Dps family protein: protein MTDHGAVKELGKLLADFAVFYQKLRGYHWNVVGKDFFPLHAKFEELYVAAAESIDEIAERIRGLGGNPPCTLAEFLKLTTLVEDNSQASAEAMVANLHADMGKLNDHVKKVHTHAEEIGDTGTVIILEDFIVSLEKERWMLSSYLQT, encoded by the coding sequence ATGACCGATCATGGCGCCGTCAAAGAACTGGGCAAGTTGTTGGCTGACTTCGCCGTCTTCTATCAAAAGCTACGCGGCTATCACTGGAACGTCGTCGGCAAAGACTTTTTTCCGCTGCACGCCAAGTTTGAAGAGCTGTATGTGGCGGCGGCTGAGTCGATCGACGAAATCGCTGAACGCATTCGCGGGCTTGGCGGTAATCCTCCCTGCACGTTGGCCGAGTTCCTGAAGCTGACGACCTTGGTCGAAGACAACTCGCAAGCTTCGGCCGAAGCGATGGTCGCCAACCTGCACGCCGACATGGGCAAACTAAACGATCACGTGAAAAAGGTGCATACCCATGCCGAAGAGATCGGCGACACCGGCACGGTGATCATCCTGGAAGACTTTATCGTCAGCCTTGAGAAGGAACGCTGGATGCTCAGCTCTTACCTGCAGACTTAG
- a CDS encoding response regulator transcription factor, producing the protein MTNVLSLYLVEDDAPVIESVQRLVESISLPLVAIPRNDQLLDLLHQGACGCLLLKLNVEHIELLKRVRDMSATIETVFLTDVADVSLLVQAMRLGASTVLKKPCRSDELLAAIRSAVGAAYSRQQKSEQAEAGRRKLKSLTKEESHVMRLMIAGRTNQEIADQIQLSLRTVQFRRSSIFRKLKISTKSRLFDLAVTTGLLDELVAEVPLMAVHAVEEAASSHAND; encoded by the coding sequence ATGACCAACGTTCTCTCTCTCTACCTCGTTGAAGACGACGCTCCGGTGATTGAATCGGTCCAAAGGTTGGTCGAATCGATCTCGCTACCGCTCGTCGCGATACCAAGAAACGATCAACTGCTCGACCTACTTCACCAAGGGGCCTGCGGTTGCCTACTGCTCAAATTGAACGTCGAACATATCGAGCTGCTCAAACGCGTCCGCGACATGTCGGCGACCATTGAGACGGTTTTCTTAACCGACGTCGCTGACGTTTCGCTGCTCGTTCAGGCCATGCGCTTGGGCGCGTCGACCGTCTTGAAAAAGCCGTGCCGCAGCGACGAGTTGCTCGCCGCCATTCGCTCGGCGGTCGGAGCCGCATACTCTCGCCAGCAAAAGAGCGAACAAGCCGAAGCGGGCCGACGCAAGCTGAAGAGCCTGACCAAGGAAGAGTCGCATGTCATGCGGCTGATGATCGCCGGCCGGACGAATCAAGAGATCGCCGATCAGATCCAGCTCAGTCTGCGGACGGTGCAGTTTCGTCGCTCGAGCATCTTTCGCAAGCTAAAGATCTCGACGAAGTCGCGCCTTTTCGACCTGGCGGTAACCACGGGGCTACTCGACGAATTGGTGGCCGAAGTGCCGCTGATGGCGGTGCATGCGGTCGAGGAAGCCGCGTCGTCGCACGCCAACGATTAA